In Bordetella genomosp. 11, the sequence CACGCGACTTCATCGCTGCTAACGCGGCATTCCATCACCCGCTGGGGGTTCTCCCCCGCGGGGAGGCCTCCGGCTCCACTTTCCAGGAGGCCTTTCATGGGCTGGTATTTCTCCCCCCAATCGCGATCTGAACTGATCGCGGAACTGATCGCACCGCAAGAGACCGAGCGCGCCAGCGTCAAGGTCATCGCCCACGCGCTGCGTGGCAACGTCCTCTGGTCCGTCGCCGAAGTGACGGCCAAGGCCGAAGGTGTGCATCGTGATCTGGCGCCGGGCCAATCCCTGCGCTACATCCGCTGCGATCTGCTTGAACGCAGCGGAAGCCAGTGGGGTTACAAGCCGCTGGAAGAGTCCATGCACCCGTACTACTACTCGTGCCCGCTGTCCTATCTGGATCTCGCACCGGAGCAGTCCGCCGAATGGCGTGCAGGCGTTCGCGCCCACCACGCGCGGCGGCGCACACCGACGGCTTCCACGGCACCCGCCGCAGCGCTGTTGGTCTGAGCCAGGAGGAACCGACATGGACCCGATCCTGGCCGCGCTTCCGCCCTCGCTGCTGAAACTCGTTGAAGGCAGTTTGTCCAACGACGAAGTGTCCTCCGACGAGGAAATGCAGGAGTACTTCATCGGCAATGGCCTCACCGAGGAACAGGCGCGGCAGGCACTGACCTACCGCGACCAGTACCTCAACAACATCTACCTGGACGGCTTCACGCCGATTACCGCGGTGGACGAGGCACTTCACTTCAACCCGCACACCCGGCAGTTCGAGCCGGACTGAGCGGTTTTCTTCCACCCCTTGGGGCAGTACTTGCCCCAGCGGGCGGTGCTGTTCCCGTTCATCCGAGGACACCACCATGCCCGCAGACACTTCTTCCACCACGCTTTACCGCATCGACGAATGCCCCGACGTGATGGCCGACGCTTGCGTCGGCGATGACCAAGGCAACCTCGTCTTCCTCTCGATCTGGGCGCGGGACACCGCCGTCCAGCAATTCCTCGCTCGCCTGACCCTCGGGCGCGACGAGCAGGGACTGGACCAGTTCCACGTCATCACCGACCAGGGCGGCAGCGTCCCGGTGTTCATCGGCAACGTCGATCGTCTGGAAAAGTGCATGACTCGCGCCTACCGACGAACGCTGTTCGGATCGCTCTCCAACGTGTGGCTGTTCGATCGCCGCTGCGTGAAGCCCGACAAGGCCAACGCCAGCGCGCTCGCACTGCTGCCACGCGGCAACGCCCACCGGCTTGACCGCATGTGGACGCTGGTGCGGGACACCTGCCCGTTGCCGCTGCTCGATCACTGGCGCGAGACCGTGCTGGAACTGCTGCAAACCCGCGAGATGCTGGCCCGCCTTCCGTTCGCCCTCGGGCCACTGGAGGGTCATCGGCTCGCCATCGACGTGCCGGCGCTGACCCTGGCGCTGGGCTCCTTGATCCGCAGTGACGTACTCACCGCCTATCCCTATCCGGCCAAGATTTGGACGCCGGATGCGGTAGCGGCTTGACCCACCCGCGGAAGCACGCCTCGGCGTGCTTCCGCCTTTCATCCCCGCCAACCAGGAGACTTCCATGGCCCTCATGTTCCCGCGGCTCGCCCGCAATTTCGTGAAAAACGGGGTGTGACGTGAAGTCACGTGAGTAATTGTCTCAGCCCCTCGGGGTTAGCGAGACCTGATATTCCGCTATCAGTAGCCTACCGACACATGCGACTTCGGCAACGAGGTGGTGTGAAGCTGTCGGGACAATGTAGACCTCCCATGAGGGAAAGGTCCTTCCGCGAGGGAGGGCCAAATCTGCCAGCATCAAGGCGGATGGGTCGCTAGGCTGAGCGACATGGTTAACGCAAGTGAACTGCTGATAAACACTGTAATAGCGAACAAGCCAAAGATGCTGACAGGCTTGGGCCAAAAGGCAACGTAGTCGGTCAACCCTCGTCCGTTTGGGGTTGCGCGGACATCACGACTACCGGTGAAAAGGCAGAACCTAACTCGCTCTTGTTACTCACGTGGAACACGGTAAGCCCGTACCACCGCCCCTCGGGGCAGGCAGACCGTAAGGAATGCTGTTGGTGGTGCGGGTAGAGGAATGTGGAAAAGGCGAATGCCGTCCTGTAATGGGACGGATAGGGATTGAGCCGCAAGGCAACATCATCCTGCGCGAAAGCGAGCAGACTTCCACTTGGTCTTTCTCTACGAGAAAACTTGTCCAACCTTCTATAAGAGGGAATTGCAGATGACTACGCAAGAAATTGCTTGCGCGGGTGCGCCCTCACACGAATCGGTCACATGGCACAGCATCGACTGGGCCAAGTGTCACCGTGAAGTGCGAAGGCTCCAAGCGCGTATCGTAAAGGCGACTCGGGAAGGAAAATACGGCAAGGCGAAATCCTTGCAGTGGATTCTGACCCACTCGTTCAGCGGCAAAGCATTGGCCGTCAAACGAGTTACTGAAAACCAAGGAAAGAGGACTCCTGGTGTGGATCGCGTCACGTGGTCAACGCCGGAGACCAAATCCGAAGCAGTGTTGTCCCTTCGCCGTCATGGCTATCGACCCCGCCCGTTACGGCGGATCTATATTCCAAAAGCCAATGGCAAGAAGCGGCCTCTCGGTATTCCCACGATGAGGGATAGGGCTATGCAGGCACTATACCTGCTGGCTCTCGAACCCATCGCGGAGACGACCGGGGATAAGGACTCTTACGGGTTCCGCCCCGGCCGAAGTGTGGCAGACGCCATCAGGCAATGCCACACGGTGCTGGCTTGGAAACGCTCTGCGGAGTGGGTCCTTGAAGCCGATATCGAAGGGTGTTTCGACAACATCAGCCACGATTGGCTCGCCGAGAACATTCCGATGGACAAGGCGATCCTCAAAAGCTGGCTCAAGGCCGGATACGTCGAGAGCGGTAGTTTGTTCCCGACGGAGGCAGGTACTCCACAAGGGGGGATCATCTCCCCGGTGCTGGCGAACATGGCGCTGGATGGATTGCAAGAGGTTCTTGGCAAATCGTTCTTCAGGACGAGGCGCCAGAACAAGCACTACGATCCGAAGGTGAACTTCGTTCGTTACGCCGATGACTTCATCGTCACGGGGTACTCGCGTGAGCTACTCGAAATAGAGGTGCTGCCACTGGTGGAGAAGTTTCTTGCCGCCAGGGGCCTCAACATCTCGAAAGCGAAGACTCGCGTTACTCATATCTCGGAAGGGTTCGACTTCCTGGGCAAGAACATCCGCAAGTTCAACGGGGTGTGCCTGACCCAGCCATCGAAGAAGAACACGAAGGCTTTTCTAGATTCGATCCGAGGTTTGATCCGTGCCAACAAGGCAGTGAAACAAGACGCCCTCATCGGCATGCTCAATCCACGCATCAAGGGTTGGGCGGAATTTCACAGTGCCGATGCTTCATCCCAGACGTTTACTCGCGTCGATGCAGTCATATGGCGCAGCCTATGGCGCTGGTGCAGGCGGCGGCATCCAAAGAAAGGGGCCTATTGGGTTAAGGAAAGGTACTTCCACCGGATAGGCAACAGGAATTGGGTGTTTGCTGCGGACGATGGTCAGAGGTTCCCTGACGGCAACGTGAAATGGAAGATGCTGCGCATAGCGGCGGATACCAAGATACGACGCCACGTCAAGGTCAATGGCCTAGCCAACCCGTTCGATCCCGAATGGGAAAGCTACTTTGAAGCTCGCTTGAGCCAGAAGATGAATCGCCCCGGGTTTCGCGGAGGCCATTTGGTTAAAGTAAACCGGCCTCTTCGGCGGTTCTGTCGAGTTGGCTGTAGTAGTTTGCCTCAGCCTCGGCGGGCGGGATATAGCCGATCGATGAGTGCAGGCGTTTATGGTTGAACCAGGCGACCCATTCCAAGGTGGCCAGCTCGACGGATTCCCTGCTTTTCCAGGGCGCACGACGGTGGATCAGTTCGGCTTTGTACAGGCCGTTGATCGTCTCGGCCAAGGCATTGTCGTAGCTGTCGCCCCGGCTACCGACCGAGGGCTCGATGCCGGCCTCGGCCAGCCGTTCGCTATAGCGGATGCTCACGTATTGCGATCCCCTATCGGAGTGATGGGTCAGAGAACCGTCATTGCCGGGCTGACGAGCATACAGGGCCTGCTCCAGCGCATCGAGTACGAAGTCCGTCGTCATGGACTTGCTCACGCGCCAGCCGACGATGCGCCGGGCGTAGACGTCGATGACGAAGGCCACGTACAGCCAGCCCTGCCATGTCGAGAGTGGAGTAAGAGACCGGGCGTAGTCGAGCTATCTCCCGGCCTCTCCTCCCCGAACCGGACTTGCACCTCTCAGCGCATCCGGCTCTCCGTTCAAGCGTTGCTCATAGCAAAGGCGACATCGGGATAGCGTGACTCGATGGTACTGCGTGCCTCATCGCGCAGGATGTACGGATTCTCCGACGGGTTACGCCACCTGAATTGCCCCTTCCGGCTGGTAACAAGACGCCGAAGCGCCACCGCCCCGTACCAACCCCGACTATTCTGGCCATGAAGCAGCCATGTCTTGGCCTGTCCCGGTTCTGGCGCCCGCACATGATCGCGCATCAGCGACCTGAACCCGCGCCGATACCTGCGCGCGAGCCAATATCCGAACTTCCAGAACACGGTCCGGTCAAGTTTTCTGAACATGGTGGCCGTGTAGTCAGTGTATTGATAGAAGGCGGCCCAGCCGGCAATCTGCCGATTCAGGCTCTCCATCAGGTCCATCCGGTTCATGCCGTAATTGCCCGACAGTTGTTTGACTAACCGCTCGGCGAAGCCCCGATACTTCTCCCACGGAATCGTCGTCACCGGCCGCATGCGGCCGCGTGGTCCGCGCTTACGAATGATCCGGTGACCGAGGAAGACGAAGCCGTCGTTCACGTGCGTGATATGGGTCTTCTCCATATTCAGTGTGAGCTTCAGTTCGCCTTCAAGGAATTGCCTGCACGCCTCGCGTACTGCCTCGGCATGCGCTCGCGTTCCCTTGACCACGATCACAAAGTCATCCGCGTACCGACAGTAAGAAACCGCTGGCTTCCACTGCCGGTTTTCTCGTACAGTAATGGGACGCTGCTTGAGAATGGCGAAGTTCCACGCCCACCGATCCTTCCGCACCTTCTTGCTCAGGTAGTTCTTCTCCATCCACGCGTCGAATTCGTGCAGCATGATGTTGGATAGGAGCGGTGAGATGACACCGCCCTGGGGAACCCCCTCGCTTGCAGCGCGAAACAGATCGCGATCAACGCAGCCCGCCTTGATGAACTTCCAGAGCAGGGCAAGGAAGCGCTGATCGGCAATGCGCTTGCGGATTCCCTTCAGAAGCAGACGATGATGAACGGTGTCGAAGTAGCTGGCGAGGTCGCCCTCGATAACCCAGCGTCCGGCAACACTGTGTTCGTCACCATCCTGCAACTGAAGCTTCACCGTGCGAATCGCGTGATGTACGCTTCGGGCCGGTCTGAAGCCATATGAAGCCGGATGGAAATCACTCTCCCATATCGGCTCCATCGCCATCAGCATGGCCCTTTGCACAATTCGATCCCGTAGACAAGGGATGCCGAGCGGTCTGAGCTTGCCGTTCGCCTTCGGTATGTACACGCGCCGCGCAGGCAGCGGACTATACGAGCCCGCCAACAGTTCGTCGCGTATCGTCGCCAGTTCATGCTGGAGATTCGCTTCCATCATGCGCTTGTCAACACCGTCCACTCCCGGTGTGCGGGCTCCGCTGGATGCCAGCGTAATGCGAGCCGCTTCGCTCAGCCAATCCCTGTCAGCAATCAGTCTCAGGAGACGATCGAACTTGCGCTCTTTGTTCTCCGTCGACCATGCCGCCAGTTTGCTTTGCATTTCACTGATTATCAAAGGTCTTCACCTCACTGTGGTCAGTTAATCAACCAAGCAAACCACTTCAACTGCCTCCCTTCGCCATGTGACCGGCTTTCCCGGTCTCGGACTACTACGGAGGCTCCGCCAGCTCGCACATCATCGGGGGCACACTCCCTTAACATCTGTGCAAGCCTTCCCCAGTTCACATGCTGGACTCAACGCATGGGCGAGGCTGCCTGTCGCAGTCTTTATCCTTGCTTGCCGCAAGTCGTCGCGAACACCACGGTCTAGCTGCGCGCTCCCCGTGGACCCTTGCTGATCAGCTTACCTGTCCGGTCAGCAATCGTGCCGCCGGGCCATACGTGTGACCGGCAACAGTTCGCGTCCTGCCCGTAAAGCGGTGTGGGCAGGGGTGACATTTCAACCCTCAGATGCGGTTTAACAGGTTCGTGTTCCTCAACCGTCCCATGCTCAGCCTGGAGGCTCATCTTGGCGTAACCGCTTCGCCGCAAGCCCCGTTTCCCACGGACTACGTCACCTTGCCAGTGTCGGCAAGTCACCGCCGCTTCGGCTCACTTCCTCTCGCAGCAGAGGAAGGGCATGCCCCGGTACTACAACGTCAACTCCTCCGGGTACTGCATTCCAAACATGCTCAAGCAGTTTCACCCCCATACGGGCGGGCCACGCTGGCTGGGCGTACCGTAGGTGAAGTCCGAGACCCAGAGCTGGTTCGGCCGATCCGCCCGGAACTGCCGGTTGACGCGATCCAGCGGCTGGGTGGCCGCATCGTCGGGAACTGTGGTGCGCAACCGCTTGCCGCGCCGCACGCCTTGCAGGCCCTGGGCGCGCATCAAGCGCTCGACCGTGCAACGGGCAACCGCCACGCCTTCGCGGTTCAGTTGCCGCCAGACCTTGTCAGCGCCGTACACGCGATGGTTCTCCTGCCAGACCCGATGGACATGCGGCTTCAGATGTTCGTCACGCCGAGCGCGGTCGCTGCGCCGCGATGGATCGCGCAGCCGCGCGGCGTGGCGCCGATAGGCCGACGAGGCAACCTGCAACACCTTGCAGATCGGCTCGACCCCGTAGACCTCCCGGTGCCGGTCGATGTAGGTGTTTACGACTTCAGCTTGCGGTCGAGCTCCGCCTGCGCGAAAAAAGCGCTGGCCGTACGCAGAATGTCGTTGGCACGGCGAAGTTCGCGCACCTCTCGTTCTAAGGCCTTGATCCGCTCGCGCTCGCTGGTGGTCACGCCATGGCGCTGCCCGCTGTCGACTTCATGCCGCTTGACCCAGGTCAGCAGCGTCTGCGCCGAGCAGCCGATCTTGGGCGCAATGGACTCGACCGCCACCCATAGCGACGGGTACTCGCTGCGGGACTCCTGCACCAGGCGCACCGCGCGCTCGCGCACTTCCGGGGAAAACTTGTTCGCGTTGTTCTTGCTCATGGCTCGCATTCTCTCAAGAGTTGGAGCCTCCGCGATACCCGGGGCGATTCAAGGTGAACCGTAAGGAACACTGTTGGAGGTGCGGGTAGAGGAAATGTGGAGAAAGCGAATGCCGATTCTGTAATGGGACGGATAGGGGTTGAGCCGCAAGGCGATATCACTTCACGCGAAAGCGGGCAGACTTCCACAATGGTCTTTCTTTACGAGATTGTTTGAAGAACCTTTATAGGAGAGAAAGCAAATGACTACGCAAGCTGCTTGCGCGGGTGCGCTCTCCGGCGACTCGGGCGGATGGCACAGCATCGACTGGGCCAGTTGCCATCGGGAAGTCAGGAGGCTGCAAGCGCGCATCGTAAAGGCGACGCAGGAAGGCCGCTGGGGCAAGGTGAAAACCTTGCAATGGCTGCTGACCCACTCGTTCTCGGGCAAAGCAATGGCCGTGAGGCGGGTGACTGAAAACCAAGGCAAGAAGACTCCGGGCGTTGACAAGGTGGTATGGGACACCCCGGAGAAGAAGTTGCGTGCCATGGGCGATCTGAAGCGCAGGGGCTACCGTCCCGCGCCGCTGAAGCGCGTCCACATCCCCAAGGCGAACGGAAAACTCCGGCCGCTCGGTATCCCGACGATGAAGGATCGGGCCATGCAGGCGCTTTATCTGCTCGGCTTGCTCCCCGTCTCGGAGACCACGGCGGACGGATGCTCCTACGGCTTCCGTCCGGAGCGTTCCGTCGCCGACGCCATTGAACGGTGCTTCATTGCACTGGGACGGCGTGATGCAGCCGAATGGGTACTTGAAGCTGACATCAAGGGATGCTTCGACCACATCAGCCACGACTGGCTTCTGGGCAATGTGCCCATGGACAAGCGCGTGCTGGAAAGGTGGTTGAAGTGCGGTTTCATGGAAAAGGCGATTTGGTCTGCGACCGAGGCGGGAACGCCACAGGGCGGCATCATTTCCCCGACGCTTGCAAACTTCGCTCTGGATGGTCTTGAGCAGCTACTGTCGAGGACCTTCTATCGGACGATGCGGCGCGGAAAGATGGTGCATCCCAAGGTACACCTGATTCGGTATGCAGACGACTTTGTGATCACCGGCAACTCGCAGGAGTTGTTGGTCGATGAAGTCAAGCCATTGGTGGAGCAGTTCCTGGCAGAACGCGGGCTCACGTTGTCCGCGGAGAAGACCAAGGTGACGCACATCGGCGAAGGCTTCGATTTTCTGGGTCAGAACGTGCGCAAGTACGATGGGAAACTGCTGATCAAGCCATCAGCGGCCAACTATTCGGCTTGCGTCAACAAGATTCGGGAGATCGTCAAATCGCACAAGACGGCCAAGCAGGCCACGCTGATCAAGAAGCTGAACCCGGTCATTCAAGGTTGGGCGAACTTCCATCGGCATGTGGTTGCCGCACGTCAATTCCAGTGTCTGGACCGCGATATCTGGCGCGCACTCTGGCGGTGGGCCAAGCGCCGGCATCCGAACAAGAACCATACGTGGATTCGCGAGCGGTATTTCCATGTAATCGGAAGTCGGACTTGGGCGTTCGCATGCGAACGCGAAGAATGCGACAGCAACGAAAGGCGCTGGATTGAGCTTCGCAGGGCAAGCGACACCAAGATCAAGCGGCACACCGTCATCCGCGCGGATGCAAATCCGTTCGACCCTGCGTGGGAAACCTACTTCGAGGACCGTATCGGCACCAAGATGAAGGACAACCTCGCAGGCCGGAAGCGGCTTCTGCACTTGTGGTTGGAACAGGACGGGAAGTGCCCCGTCTGCGGTGAGCCTCTCACCAAGGAAAGTGGGTGGCACGTTCACCACATCGTCCGTCGTGTCGATGGTGGTTCCAATCTGCGTGGCAATCTGGTCATGGTCATCCGAACTGCCACAACCAGATCCACACCCTTGGTCTTGCAGTTGTGAAACCGGCTCCAGCAATGGGGCTTTGAAAGGCTTGAGCCGTATGAGGGGAAACTCTCACGTACGGTTCTTAGGGGAGGATGTGGCGGCAACGCCATGTCCTTACCCGACTCGCTCCAGCAGGCGGCACGCCGCTCCTGGCGCATCGGGCAGAAACAGCCGGTGCGCGTGATCTACCTCGGCTACGCTGGCTCCTCGCAGATGACATGCCTGGAGCTGATGGCCAAGAAGATCATGGTCTCGCAGTCCACCTCGGGCGACGTGCCCGAATCGGGCCTGGATGTGCTCAACCAGGACGGTGATTCCGTCGAGGTCGCGCTGGCCCGGCAATTGGTTGCCGCCTGATCCCCACGCCAATGCCGGCCTCGCGCCGCCGGCTTTCCGTTGTTCCCACCTTGCAGCCACGCCCACGGTCTCCGTGGACGTGGCTGCGCTTTTTTCCCCCAAAGCGGGCACTGTAGCTCTTGAACCAGAAGCGTTATAGGTTCGGCCATCGCTGATGCAGGTCATCTACGATGAGCTGATGGCGGTGCTTGTTCTGGTTGGAATGGGCGCGCACATGGGGGTGATCCGGCGTTAAATCCGGGTGGTCGTGTGCGATATCAGATGGATCGCCGACGGGCCAAAGCCTTAGTGCAAGCACTACGCCGACAAGGCCGATCAAGGACATAACGATGAAGGTTGATTGCAGTCCGGAGGCAGCCCCGAAGCGTCCCGCCAACGGATAGCAGATCAGCCAGCAGGCATGCGACAGCGCGAACTGAGCAGCGAATATCGCGGGCCGATCCTCGGCATGGGCCGAACGGCGCAGCAGCCGACCGGAAGGCGTCTGTGCCACGCTGTAGCCGAAACTGATCACCATCCAAAGCGGCAGTAGCTGAACATAGGATGGAGTCAGCGCCCCGATGGCCGTACCGATCACCAGCACCGCCGCTCCCGTGACCATGACAGGCCGATCCGCCAGTTTGTCGAGCAGCCCGGGCAGCGCAAACGCGGCGATCATCGAACCGCCCCCGAACGCCGCCAAGGCCCAAGCCACTTCCGCTTCGCCCAGGCCGAAGCGCGCCTTCACGATGACCACCGTATTCACGATCACCATCGCCCCCGCTGCCGACACGGCGAGGTTGATCGCCAGCAGTCCTCGCAGCCGCGGCGTTGCAAGGTAGAGGCGCATGCCTCGCGTGGTGCGCTCCCAGATGCCGCGACGCGGGCCGGGCGCGGAAGTGGGCAGCGTCACGCTGACCACCAGCGCGGCCGAGATAAGGAAGCCAAGCACCGTCCCGGCGAACAGGTTGTGGAAGCTGATGAGGGTTAGAAGCGCCGCCGCCAGCATCGGAGAAACCAGGCTTTCAAGGTCGTAGGCCAGCCGCGAGAGCGAAAGCGCCTTCGTGTACGCCTCCTCGTCAGGCAGGATGTCCGGGATGGTCGCCTGAAAAGTCGGCGTGAATCCAGCGGAGGCCGCCTGCAACACGAAGATCAGCACATAGACGTGCCAGACCTCGGTGACGAATGGCAGACACAGAGCAACGGCCGCCCGAGCCAGATCGAGGGCAACCAGCAGCGATCTGCGCGGCAAGCGGTCGGCGAACGCCTGAGCGACCGGGGCGATGCCGACATAGGCAAGCATCTTGATGGCCAGCGCCGTGCCCAGCACCGCTCCGGCGTTCGCGCCGGCCAGTTCGTAGGCGAGCAGGCCCAGCGCCACGGTCATCAGGCCAGTGCCCACCAGCGCGATCACCTGCGCAGCGAACAGGTGACGATAAGTGCGGTTCCTCAATACGGTGAGCATCTCATCCCCTCAAAGCAGTTTGGCCAGCGCTTTCATTTCAGCAAGGACGGAGTCCGAGTCATGGTCTAGGCAATGGTCGATGTGGTCGTGAATCAGCGCACGCTTTGCCGCCGTCACCGCGCTTTCCACCGCCGCGAGTTGGCGAGCGATGTCAAGGCAAGGTTCGCTCCCCTCGATCATGCCGATCACATGCTGGAGATGGCCTTTGGCGCGCTTGAGCCGCTTCACCAGATCTGGGTGGCTTGTGTGTTTGGTGAACTCTGTCATATGGAAATTGTATCCCCCCCCGGGGGATATGGCAAAGAACGAATACTTCGTCACAGGTCGAAGAGGGTCGAAGCCTTTAGATCGCTCAGATCCCTTCTGACGAAGGACGCTCTGTAATCCCAAAGGCGCGGCACAAAACGGATAAGGCCCAGTTCGCATTCCTGGCTGACCGCACGGCGGTGCGCAGCCAAGGTAACGGCATCGCAACCGACGAGCCGATGCCATGTGCCCCTCTCCACCCTGGTTTCACCATCCCGAACGCCGCCTGCTGGCGGGTTTTCTCGGCCTGCTTTGGTCGGTGCTGGCTGGCGGCTGCGCGACGACGAGCGCGCCGGTCGCGCCCGACACCATCGAGGAAGTCTCGGCCGCGCCCGCACCCGAGGCGCCCGAGTCCATCCCCGTCGTGCGCTACGGCCGCTACACCCTCGTGGAACTGGCACCGACAGCAGCGCAGCGCGACCTGCTGTTGCAGACCATCGACGTGTCGATGCCCGAGGATGCCCGTGCCACGGTCGGCGACGGGCTACGGCATGTGCTCAAGCGCAGCGGTTACGGCTTGTGCCAGACGGCGCACGCGGTGATCGAGTTGTACGCACTGCCGCTGCCGGCGGCGCACCTGCACCTCGGCCCCATGACCCTGCGCGATGCGCTGCTCACCCTGGCTGGTCAGGCCTGGGAACTGCACGCGGATGACCGCGCGCGGCAAATCTGCTTCGAGCGGCCCGGCGACAGCATGACCGCCGACAACGTACCCGCGCCGCCCACCACCGAGGCGGTGCAGACGTTCCCGCTGGCGCCCGCGACATCGGGAGGCCAGCCATGAACGGCCCGCAACCCGCCCAGCGTTCAACGGCCGCCGTGGTGGTGCAGAGCCTTATGTGGCTCTGGCTGATCGGCCTCAGTGTCCTCGTTGCCCTCGGCTACCAGGCGATGAACGACCAGGCCGACCAGGAGCGCCTCGATTCCCGCCTGCAACGCCTCGAAGCGCAGGCAACAGGCCTGGCCGAGACCGTCGAGGCTATCCAGCAGCGTCCGGCCGTCGCCACGGCGGCAGACCTCAAAGACACCCGCCAAATCCTGGAGGCACGCGCGGCCCTGGTCGAGAAATCGCTGAGCGCCTATGCCGCCGCCGATGACCTTCAGGCATTGCGCGCAGAAGTCGAGCAGATCAAGACGCGCCAGACCGCCGCGCGCGCCGCCGCACCTGCCCAGCCGCGCGCACCGAGCAAGTCAGCCGCCAAGACGGAACCACCACCGCTCCCGTTCCGCATCGTCGGTGCAGAGCTTCGCGCGGGCCAGCGCAGCGTGTCCGTCGCGCCGAGCAGCGGGGACTTCACGCCCGACCAGCTTCAGGTGCTGCTACCAGGTGATGCGGTCGGCCCGTGGCGCTTGCAGGCCGTCGAGGGCAGCACCGCGGTGTTCCAGGCCGGCGACCAGACCCGCCGCGTGGCGATTCCCTGACCGGAGCAGATCGCATGAAGCCATCGATCATCCTTTCCGCGCTCCTGCTGGTGTCCACCCAGTGGCCCGCCTGGGCGCAGCAGCCCGCCACGGCTCCCGCCCGCAATGCGCAGAGCCAAGAGCGCGCGCTGGCCGCTCGCGCTCTGGACGACCGGGTGGCGAGCGACTGGGGCCTGCAACCGCAGGAGTGGGCGCGCTACCGCGAACTGATGGACGGGCCACTGGGCGTCTACTCGCCCAACCTGGACCCGCTATCGGCTCTGGGCATCGAGGCGCGCACCGACGAGGAACGGCGCCGCTACGCAGGGCTGCAGGTGCAGGTCGAAGCGCGCCGCGTGGAGAAGCTGCTTGCCTATCAGCGCGCCTACGACGAGGCCTGGCAGCGCCTGAACCCCGGCATGCAGCGAGTGAACCTGCCGGACGACAAGCCGGTCGCCAGAGCCACGCGCGGCTCCGGCCGCACAGCGGTGTTCGTCAAGGACGGCTGCGATGCCTGCGGGCAGCTCGTGCAGCGCCTGCAATCGGCGGGCACCGAATTCGACCTGTACATGGTCGGCAGCCGCCAGGACGACGGGCGCATCCGCGACTGGGCCAAGCGCACGAACGTCGATCCGGCGCGCGTGCGCAGCGGCAGCATCACGCTCAACCACGACGGCGGGCGCTGGTTGACCTTGGGGGTGCCCGGCGACCTGCCGGCGGTCGTGCGCGAGGTGAACGGCCAATGGCAGCGCCAGCCATAGCCGCACCCCTGCGCGCACTGGTGCTCGCCGCTGGCCTGTGCGCCTGCGTCGCCCAAGCCCAGGAGGTTCCGCCACCGGCCTACCAACTCGCCGCGCAGCGCGCAGGCATTCCTTCGACGGTGCTCTACGCCGTGGCCTTGCAGGAGAGCGGCATCCGCCGCAACGGGCGCATCGTCCCGTGGCCGTGGTCGCTCAATGTGGCCGGCCAGTCACGCCGCTATGCGACCCGCGCCGATGCCTGCGCGGGCTTGCAGCAGGTGATGCGCTCCACACCGCGGCATCCGCCGCAACGGGCGCATCGTCCCGTGGCCGTGGTCGCTCAATGTGGCCGGCCAGTCACGCCGCTATGCGACCCGCGCCGATGCCTGCGCGGGCTTGCAGCAGGTGATGCGCTCCACACCGCACACGCGCATCGACGCGGGCCTGGGCCAGATCAACCTCGGCTACCACCAGCAGCGCTACGCCAGCGCGTGCGACCTGCTGGACCCGTACCGGA encodes:
- a CDS encoding TIGR03759 family integrating conjugative element protein, with protein sequence MKPSIILSALLLVSTQWPAWAQQPATAPARNAQSQERALAARALDDRVASDWGLQPQEWARYRELMDGPLGVYSPNLDPLSALGIEARTDEERRRYAGLQVQVEARRVEKLLAYQRAYDEAWQRLNPGMQRVNLPDDKPVARATRGSGRTAVFVKDGCDACGQLVQRLQSAGTEFDLYMVGSRQDDGRIRDWAKRTNVDPARVRSGSITLNHDGGRWLTLGVPGDLPAVVREVNGQWQRQP
- a CDS encoding PilL N-terminal domain-containing protein translates to MCPSPPWFHHPERRLLAGFLGLLWSVLAGGCATTSAPVAPDTIEEVSAAPAPEAPESIPVVRYGRYTLVELAPTAAQRDLLLQTIDVSMPEDARATVGDGLRHVLKRSGYGLCQTAHAVIELYALPLPAAHLHLGPMTLRDALLTLAGQAWELHADDRARQICFERPGDSMTADNVPAPPTTEAVQTFPLAPATSGGQP
- a CDS encoding metal-sensing transcriptional repressor yields the protein MTEFTKHTSHPDLVKRLKRAKGHLQHVIGMIEGSEPCLDIARQLAAVESAVTAAKRALIHDHIDHCLDHDSDSVLAEMKALAKLL